From Phycisphaerae bacterium:
GAGTGGTATGATGGCGGAAGCGCAGGAACAATTCGTTGAGTTTGTGATCGACGACCGGACGGTTCAGGGCCGGATGGGCGATAGCGTGTTGCGGACGGCTTTGGATCACGGGATCGCGATTCCGTACTATTGCTGGCATCCTGGGATGTCGGTGGTGGCGAGTTGCCGGCTTTGTCTGGTGGAGATGGACGATTTTGACGCGAAGTCGGGGGATTTGCGTCGTGTTCCTCGGCTGGTGCCTTCGTGTTCGACGCCGGTCAAGCGGGGGATCCGGGTTTACACGCAGACGGAGAAGGTGAAGGCGAGCCGCGCGGCGGTGATGGAGCACTTGTTGTTGAATCACCCGCTGGATTGCCCGGTGTGCGACCAGGCGGGCGAGTGCTGGCTTCAGGATTACGACTACTGGCACGGTTCGGCGCATTCGCGGATGATCGATCCGAAGACGAAGCAGCCGAAGAAGGACGTGGGCGAGCACATATTGCTGTACGCGGACCGGTGCATTCTGTGCAGCCGTTGCGTGCGGTTCTGCCGGGAGGTGTCGGGCGGGTCAGAGGTGGCAATCGTCAACCGCGGTCACCGGTGCGAGATCGACGTTCATCCGGGTTGTTCGCTGGAAGACAAGATGTCGGGCAACGTGGCGGACATCTGCCCGGTGGGTGCGTTTCTGGACAAGGAGTTTCTGTTCCGGGAGCGGGTGTGGTACTTGCAGTCGGCGGCGTCGGTGTGCAGCGGCTGCGCGAGCGGATGCACGATCTGGGTGGACTACCGGGACGAGAAGATCGGGCGGTTCCGGCCGCGGTACAACCCGGAGGTGAACGGTTATTGGATGTGCGACGACGGTCGGTATCTGTGGAAGCAGGTGTACCGCGACGACCGGCTGATGGGTTTTGAATTCGTCGAGGAGGGCGAGCGTCGGGCGGTGAAGTGGGACCGGGTGGCGGAGGTGCTGGCGGAGCGGCTGCGGGAGTTCGTGGAGGGGCACGGTCGCGGCCGTCTGGCGGCGGTGCTGTCGCCGATGATGGACTGCGAGACGATCTATCTGGCGGCGACGATGGTGCGTTCGATGGATCCGGAGGCGGTGCTGGTGGGCGGGCCGGAGCCGCGGGCGGAGCGGAACGAGGTCTTTCGCAGCGGGTTTACGATCAACGCGGAGAAGGCTCCGAACGGTCGCGGGCTACGGATGATTCTGGAGAAGCTGGGCGGGCCGCGGATGACGGTGGAGGCGTTGCGGTCGGCGCTGGCGGAGGGTCGGATCGATGGGCTTTGGATCAGCGGCGGGTATTTCGACGATACGATCGACCGGACGTTCGGGTTTGTGGAGAAGCCGGGGCTGCTGGCGGTGCACGACACGTACGCGAGTTCGCTGAGCGAGCGGGCGGACGTGGTGCTGCCGATGACGGTTTGGGTGGAGCGGGAAGGGTCGTTTATCAACGCGAAGAATCTGGTTCAGCCGTTCCGTCGGGCGGTGATCCCGCCGATGGGGTTGGTGCAGGACGGGCAATGGCTGGCGGCGATGGTCGGGCAGACGGGGGTGTATCGGGCGAGCGTGGTGCGGAAGGAGTTGGCGAAGTTGCTCGACGGGTTTGAGGCGTATGAGCCGCCGAAATTGGCGAAGGGGATACATTAGGACGATGGAGACGCAGTTTCTGGTCAGTTCGGTGGTTCTGGCGATCGTGGTGGTCGCGGTGACGATGGGATCGCTGCCGTTTTTGATTTTGATGGAGCGGAAGGTGGCGGCGTACATCCAGGACCGGCTGGGGCCTAACCGGGTGGGTCCGTGGGGGTTGTTGCAGTCGTTCGCGGACGGCTTGAAGATTTTTTTGAAGGAAGAGGTGATTCCGGGCAAGGCGGACGGCCCGCTGTTCGTTCTGGCTCCGGCTTTGGCGATGTTCGGGGCGATGGCGACGCTGGCGATCATTCCGTTCGGGGGGGTGCTTCGGGTTCCGTGGCTGGAGTCTCCGGTGGCGGTTCAGATCGCACCGGGGTTGGATATCGGGGTGCTGTACGTGGTGATGATCGCGACGGCGAGCGTATACGGGATCATCCTGGGCGGCTGGGCGAGCAACAGCAAGTACCCATTTTTCGGGGCGCTTCGCGGGGCGTCTCAGATGCTGAGCTACGAGGCGCCGCTGGGGTTGGCGCTATTGTCGGTGGTGCTTCTGGCGGGCGATCTTCGGCCGGAGGCGATTGTGGCACGTCAAGCGGCGGAGGGGTGGTTCATATTGTACCAGCCGGCGGTATTTCTGGTGTTTTTGATCTGCGCATTCGCGGAGGCGAACCGGCTTCCGTTCGACCTTCCGGAGTCGGAGCAGGAGCTGGTGGGCGGGTTCCACACCGAGTACTCGTCGATGAAGTTCGCGATGTTCTTTCTGGGCGAGTATTCGCACCTGATCGGTTCATCGGCGCTGTTGGTGACGCTGTTTCTTGGCGGCTGGCACCTGCCGTATCTGACGCCGGCGGTGGAGGGCGGGATCGGTCAGACGCTATTGAAGGCGGCGATCTTCTCGGGGAAGGTCGTCGTGATGATTTTCGTGTTCATGTGGGTCCGCTGGACGCTGCCGCGTTTCCGGTTCGATCAGCTTCTGCGTTACGGGTGGTGCGGTCTTCTGCCGGCGTCGCTGGTGCTGCTGTGTGTATCGGGGGTGCTGGCGTATCTTGGGTTGGCGCGGACGGTGTGGATGCTGGTGGGGAACGTGGCGGTTCTGGTGGGCGTGTACGGCTGGATGTACTTGAAGGAAAGCCGGTCGGCTGCGGCGACGGACGCGGCCCAGGCGGGATAGTCGGTGATGAAGGATCAGGACATACTGGTGATCGAGGAGCCGAAGCTGACGACGGGTCAGCGGATGTTCTTTACGTCGATTTTGCGTGGTTTGTGGACGACGCTTCGGCATTTTTTCGGCCGGAAGGTGACGGTGCAGTATCCGGAGGAGCGTCGTCCGCTTCGGGTGCAGAATCACCGGGCGTTTCACCGGCTGAACCTGGACGATCAGGGTCGGCTCAAGTGCGTGGCGTGCCTGATGTGCGAGACGATCTGTCCGGCGCGGTGCATCAGCATTGAGGCGATGGAGTCGCCGTGGCCGGACCGGGAAAAATATCCCGAAAGCTTTGTGATCGACGAGCTTCGCTGTATATTCTGTGGGATGTGCGAGGAGGCGTGTCCGGTGGCGGCGATCGAGCTGACGCCGCTGTTCGAGCCGGTGAGTTACACCCGCGAGGAGATGATGTTCGATCAGGACAAGCTGATCGAGGTGTATCACGCGACGCAAGGGATGAAGCCGTACAAGCAGCCGCGGATCGTCGGGTACGATACGAACGGCGACAGCAACAACAACGACGAGAAGAAGTAGTTCGACGGGTTGCGGCGTTTGGAGTCGCGGCCGTCGGCGTGGAGTACAAGGTGGTTCTGGAGGCGTCCATCCTGCTGTTTGGATTGGTTGCGTTGGCGCTGTTTCTTCTGGCGCCGCAGCGGTCTCGTTTTTTGCGAGGGCTGGGGTGGTTGGCGTTGGCGGCGGCGGTGGCGTTTGTGGGGTATCGGCTGAGTCGGCAGTACGCGGCGAGCTGGCTGGCGGATGTGGTGTTCGGGGTATCGGCGGCGGCGGCGATCTTGAGTGCGGTGAAGGTGGTGACGCATTCTCGGCTGATGTATTCGGCTTTGTACCTGGTGCTGCTGGTGCTGGCGACGGCGGCGCTGGTGCTTTTGATGGGCGGGGAGCTGCTGGCGGCGGTGCTGATATTGGTTTACGCGGGTGCGATCATCGTGGTGTACATCTTCGTGATCATGCTGGCGCAATCGACGGCGCCGGCGGAGTATGACCGGTACGCGGGGCGGACGGTGGTAGGCGTATTGGCGGCGGCGGTGGTGGGCGTGTCGTTGGCGGCGTTGCCGATGGCGGATGGGCGGTCGGCGGTGGGGCCGAGCGAAACGAACCTGGTGGAGTTGGGGCGGGTGGTGCTGATCGATTACGTGGCGGCGTTGGAGCTGGCGGGCGCGATCTTGCTGGCGGCGGTGATCGGAGCGATCGCGCTGGCGGCGGCGAAGCGTGCGATGGGGCCATCGGCCGAGGAGCAGCCATGAGCCAGCATTTGCTGCCTTATATCGTACTTTCGGGTTTGATTTTCACGGTCGGGCTGGTGGGGTTTGTGACGCGGCGGAACCTGATCGTGATGTTCCTTTCGAGCGAGGTGATGTTCCAGGCGGTGATCATCGCGGCGGTGGCGTTCGGGCGTTTTCATGGGACGCTGGAGGGCCAGGCGTTTGTGATGATGCTGCTGGCGGTGGCGGCGGCGGAGGCGGCGGTGGGGCTGGCGTTGATTATCGTGGTGTTCCGCGGGCGTCAGACGTTGGACGCGGAGACGTTGACGGAGATGCGAGGCTGAATTGAACGGCTGGGTTGGCGAGAACATTTCGGTGCTGGCGCGGTGGATTGTGCTGTTACCGCTGTTGGGCGCGGCGGTGGCGGGGGCGATGGCGCTGGCGAAGGTCCGTCGCGGGGCGCACTGGGCGGCGATCGCGGGCGTGGGCGGTGCGGCGGCGCTGTCGGTGCTGATCGCTGGGGGATTTGCGGGCGATCCGGACCTGGCGATGCGGGTGGCGGTGGGCGAGTGGATGCCGATCGGGATTGGGGCGAGCTTCGGCTTTTACATCGACGGCCTGACGGCGGTGATGCTGGCGACGGTGACGGTGGTGAGTTTTCTGATTGTGGTGTATTCGCGCGGGTACATGCGGGAGGATGCGGGTTATCCGCGGTTTTTCGCGTTGCTGGCGTTGTTTGTGGCGTCGATGTGCGTGCTGGTGCTGGCGGACAATTTCCTGCTGCTGTACCTGGGCTGGGAGGCGGTGGGGATGTGCAGTTATCTGCTGATCGGGTTCTGGTATCGCAAGCCGTCGGCGGCGAACGCGGCGGTGAAGGCGTTCGCGGTGAACCGGATCGGGGATCTGGGGTTTGCGATCGGGGTGTTGACGATCGTTTTGACGCTGGGGGCGGCGGGTTATGGGGAGGTGTTCGGGAGGGTGGGCGAGTGGTCGGCGGGGATGGCGACGCTTGTGGCGTTGCTGCTGTTTTGCGGGGCGGTGGGCAAGAGCGCCCAGTTGCCGCTGTACGTGTGGCTGCCGGACGCGATGGAGGGACCGACTCCGGTGAGCGCGTTGATTCACGCGGC
This genomic window contains:
- the nuoK gene encoding NADH-quinone oxidoreductase subunit NuoK, with the protein product MSQHLLPYIVLSGLIFTVGLVGFVTRRNLIVMFLSSEVMFQAVIIAAVAFGRFHGTLEGQAFVMMLLAVAAAEAAVGLALIIVVFRGRQTLDAETLTEMRG
- the nuoH gene encoding NADH-quinone oxidoreductase subunit NuoH, whose product is METQFLVSSVVLAIVVVAVTMGSLPFLILMERKVAAYIQDRLGPNRVGPWGLLQSFADGLKIFLKEEVIPGKADGPLFVLAPALAMFGAMATLAIIPFGGVLRVPWLESPVAVQIAPGLDIGVLYVVMIATASVYGIILGGWASNSKYPFFGALRGASQMLSYEAPLGLALLSVVLLAGDLRPEAIVARQAAEGWFILYQPAVFLVFLICAFAEANRLPFDLPESEQELVGGFHTEYSSMKFAMFFLGEYSHLIGSSALLVTLFLGGWHLPYLTPAVEGGIGQTLLKAAIFSGKVVVMIFVFMWVRWTLPRFRFDQLLRYGWCGLLPASLVLLCVSGVLAYLGLARTVWMLVGNVAVLVGVYGWMYLKESRSAAATDAAQAG
- a CDS encoding NADH-quinone oxidoreductase subunit I, with the protein product MKDQDILVIEEPKLTTGQRMFFTSILRGLWTTLRHFFGRKVTVQYPEERRPLRVQNHRAFHRLNLDDQGRLKCVACLMCETICPARCISIEAMESPWPDREKYPESFVIDELRCIFCGMCEEACPVAAIELTPLFEPVSYTREEMMFDQDKLIEVYHATQGMKPYKQPRIVGYDTNGDSNNNDEKK
- a CDS encoding molybdopterin-dependent oxidoreductase — translated: MAEAQEQFVEFVIDDRTVQGRMGDSVLRTALDHGIAIPYYCWHPGMSVVASCRLCLVEMDDFDAKSGDLRRVPRLVPSCSTPVKRGIRVYTQTEKVKASRAAVMEHLLLNHPLDCPVCDQAGECWLQDYDYWHGSAHSRMIDPKTKQPKKDVGEHILLYADRCILCSRCVRFCREVSGGSEVAIVNRGHRCEIDVHPGCSLEDKMSGNVADICPVGAFLDKEFLFRERVWYLQSAASVCSGCASGCTIWVDYRDEKIGRFRPRYNPEVNGYWMCDDGRYLWKQVYRDDRLMGFEFVEEGERRAVKWDRVAEVLAERLREFVEGHGRGRLAAVLSPMMDCETIYLAATMVRSMDPEAVLVGGPEPRAERNEVFRSGFTINAEKAPNGRGLRMILEKLGGPRMTVEALRSALAEGRIDGLWISGGYFDDTIDRTFGFVEKPGLLAVHDTYASSLSERADVVLPMTVWVEREGSFINAKNLVQPFRRAVIPPMGLVQDGQWLAAMVGQTGVYRASVVRKELAKLLDGFEAYEPPKLAKGIH